GGGACTTTTTTCGTACCCGCTTGACTCACTCTATTGAAGTTTCGCAGATTGCCCGCTCAATCACTTCCCATCTAGGACTGAATGAATCATTGGCAGAAGCTATTGCACTTGCTCATGATTTAGGGCATACCCCTTTTGGACATATAGGAGGAGACACTCTTAACAAGTGTTTAAGGGATGATGGGTTTGAGAATGGTTTTGAGCATAATTTTCAAAGTTTTAGAGTTGTTTCATCAATCGAGAAGAGGTATAAAGATTTTAATGGGCTAAATCTTACGTTTGCGACACTTGAAGGTATCTTAAAACACTCTTACCCATATAAAAAAAGCTTCTTACCCTCTATAATAGATGAGCAGTTTAACTTAGAGACGCATCCATCCATAGAGGCTATGGTCGTTGACAGAGCTGATGAGATAGCGTATATCAGTCACGATATTGATGATGGGATAAACTCGGGGCTAATATCTTTCAATGATCTCAAAGAGAGTGAGTTGATAAGTGAGATTTTAGAAAAAGTAGAAGCAGAAGGGATATCTGAAGATGAAGATGAGATGTTCCGTTACCGCTTTAGTTCACATCTGATAAACCATCTGGTTTTCTCTCTTTTAGAAAACTCTAAAGATAAAATTGACAATAGAGAGGTTTTTAGTGCTGTTTTGGATACAAAAATTGAGATTCCAATAGGTTTTAAACCAGAGCTTGAGAGTAAAATAAAAAAGCTAAAAAAGCTACTTTTTAACAAGCTTTATCAGCATAAAAAGATAGTAATAAAAATGTTTGCAGGCAAACAGGCTATCAAAGGCCTCTACAGAGGGCTTATGGAAGAGGAAAAAATGCTTCCAACATTTTATCGTGAGCAGCTAAAGAGCAGAAAAAAACATAGAGTTATAGCCGATTATATTGCTTCGATGAGTGACAGACATGCGTTAAGTTTTTATAATGAGATGTATGGAAAATTATAGGTAGATAAACTTTTAGATTTTATGTGATTTGGAGGTTTTTGAGGTTGTTTTAAAAGTAAACACAGCCCGAAGGCTTATGTCTATAGGCGTGATTCGTAACGTCTCATCATATAAAGACGCTTAAGCATTTTCTTACGAGATGCTATTAAGAACTTCTTACGTTTTTCAGTTTGCGTTTCATGGAAACGGCGAGCACGAGCTTCAGTAACGATTAAGTTACGGTCAGTCTGCTTTTTGAAACGACGATAAGATGCATCAAAATTGTCATCACTACGTAGTACTATACCAGGCATATCACATCACCCACTTTCTGTAAAAATTTTTGGAATGGAATTGTATCATAATATTTTATAATTACATAGCTTCTTAAACCACTTAAGAGTATAATATTTTTATGATTACCCAAGATTCTATAGAAGCCCTTAAAGCACGCCTTGATGTTGTTGATGTTGTAGGCTCTTATGTCGAGCTGAAAAAGTCAGGTGCAAACTATAAAGCACCATGCCCTTTTCATGATGAAAAATCTGCCTCTTTTGTTGTAAGCCCGACAAAGCAGATATATCACTGCTTTGGATGCGGAGCAGGCGGTGACAGCATTAAGTTTACGATGGAGTATGAAAAACTCAACTACCCAGAGGCCTTGGAAAAACTAGCATCAACTTATAATTTTTCACTCTCTTATACAGACAATAAGCAAAATAAGCCACGTTCACAACTTATGGATAAGTTAAATGAGTGGTATCAAAATCTTTTAACCTCTAAGCCAGCGGCAACACAGTATATAAAAGAGCGCGGAATCTATGAGAGTAGTGTTGAAAAATTCGGTATAGGTTATGCACCTGACACTGATGCTACGATAAACTATATAAAATCTCATCTTTTTAATATGAGCGAAGCTGTAGAGATGGGCGTTGTCGGCTTTGATAGCGGAAGATATTTTGCGAGATTTATAGAGAGGATCACTTTTCCTATCCACTCCGCTAATGGCTCTATAGTTGGTTTTGGTGGCAGAACTATAACAGGGCATCAGGCAAAGTATATAAACTCTCCGGAGACTCCATTTTTTAATAAGTCTCGTCTTTTGTACGCTTATCATCATGCAAGACAAGAGGTTTATAAAACAAAAGAGATAGTTATAACAGAGGGGTATCTTGATGTTATTATGCTGCATCAAGCTGGGTTTACAAACGCAGTAGCAACTTTAGGAACAGCTTTGACTGCGGAACATTTGCCACTACTGAGAAAGGGTGAACCTAAAGTTATAATGGCGTACGATGGGGATAAACCAGGACGAGCAGCTGCACTTAAAGCATCAAGAATTCTAAGTGCAGGCGGTTTCAGTGGAGGTGTTGTTATTTTCTCAGATGGACTTGATCCGGCAGATATGGTGAAAAATGGCAAAGTAGAAGAACTTGCGACCATGTTCAGAACACCAAAACCATTTATAGAGTTTGTTTTAGAAGAGATAATCTCAAGCTACAATCTACGTGACCCAAAAGCAAAAGAGGCTTGCATGCAAGATGGAATAGGGTATCTTAAAACTTTATCTCCAATGTTGCAGGAAAAATATAAATCATATTTGGCTTCACGACTAGGATTGAACCCATCATACGTTAAGCTAACTAACCAGACTAACCAAGCTAACATAAACAAGATTGACAGTAGTCGCCACCGGGATATGTGGGAACTCAGTCTTATAAAAACTGTTTTGGAAAAACCAGAGTTAATAAACCAGATATTAGATGTTTTAGACCCATCACTTTTGCAGTTTCACTCTTTAGAGTTGGCACTGGCTCTTGGAGGAAAGTTTGATGAACCAAAGCTTATGGCAATATCGGTGGATGATAAGATAAAATCGCTTATAGATGAAGAGTCATTAAAGGCTGAACTGATAGCTTTTTTAACAAAACATTATGAGCGTGAGTTAAAAAAAGTAAATATGCAAAACGCTGTCTCTTTTGAAGAGAAAGCGTTTTATATTCGTAAATTTCGTGGGAAGATAGCAACACTAAAAAGAGGTGAACTTGTAGCTTTTAAAAGCTAAATTCATTAGCCTATTCTTCGGGCGCTTCTTTAGGTTTACGGGCTTTAATGTTTATTTTTCTTCCAACTTTTTTAGGAGCATCATAACTCTCTCTTTTGCTTCCGTCATGACGATGGTTTCTGTCACCACTTTTACCTGAAAAGATTGATTTACCATTCTCGTCTTTACCTAAAAATTTATTAGGCTGTTTATCTTTCTTTTCCCATTTTTTCGCTTTATCGCCTGAATCACCATCTCTTTTTGGTTTATCGAACTTGGGTTTATCAAATGGCTTCTTGTCATATTTGGGCTTGTCAAACGACTTTTTGTCAAATGGTTTTTTATCATATTTAGGTTTATCTTCAGGGTCTGTTTTAAAAGCGTACTCTCTTTTTGGTCTCTCAACAGGTTTTTGTGCTACAACCATTTTTGTACTCTCTTCGTAAGCAAAACCCTCTACTAGGTCCTGCTTAATCACTCTACCGAGAAGTGTTTCAATTGGGTATAGTTGCTTTTGCTCGCTGGAGTCAAGAAGTATCAGTGCCGCATCTGTCGCGCGAGCTAATCTTGACATGTAAACAATTGCCGCAATTGGCAGATCATAGCTGATTAAAAGCTCACATGTAACATCTTTGGAACCTAAAAGCTCTTTGTCATCCATAATAGTAACATTTTCACAATTTACAGATTCCTTAAGAAGTTCAGGAGAGTTTGCGGTTACCACAAGAATTTTTGACTTTGTATTATTAGCTATAAGTAAATTAAGCAGAGATAGTTTTTTATCATTAGGACAAGGGTGAATGCGGTGTTTGTTGTGTTTTACAGTGATTGAGTTGGCTGACATAAGAGGTCCTAGTGAGGTTTTTATAAATATTGCAAAGATTATATCTCATATTACCATAAATTATGCTATTATGAACCAATATTAAGACTAGGAATTTTATGTCGTTTACAACACTCGGTTTATCAGCACCATTATTAAAAGCTATTAAGGAGCAAGGTTACACAGAACCTACTCCGATTCAAAAGCAGGCTATCCCTGTTATATTAGAGAGAAGAGATATACTCGCAGGTGCTCAGACTGGTACCGGCAAAACTGCAGGTTTTACACTGCCACTACTAGAGCTATTAAGCAGAGCTAAACCTACAAAAGCAAAACATACTGTTAGGGCACTTATACTAACACCAACCAGAGAGTTAGCTGCCCAAGTTGGAGAGAGTGTTGAACTTTACGGAAAACATCTTCCATTTAAATCAACTGTAATATTTGGCGGGGTAAAAATAAATCCTCAAATTACACAACTTCGCAAAGGTGTAGATATTATCATCGCAACACCTGGGCGATTGCTAGATCACATGTCGCAAAAAACTGTAGATTTAAGACATATAGAATTTCTTATACTTGATGAAGCAGACAGAATGTTGGATATGGGTTTTATAAATGATATTAGAAAAATATTAGAAGTGCTACCTAAACAAAAGCAGACACTTCTTTTTTCAGCAACTTACTCAGATGAGATTAAAAAACTATCAGACCGCTTGTTAAACTCTCCGGCTCTTATAGAAGTTGCCCGTCGCAATACTGCTTCTGAGACTGTTCAGCAGGCAGTTTACCATGTTGACCAAGTTCGCAAGAGAGAGTTATTGACACACTTGATTAATGAGGGAAAATGGAAGCAGGTTCTTGTCTTTACTAGAACAAAACATGGAGCGAACCGTCTTACAGGGCAACTTGAAAAAGATGGTATTACCGCTGTAGCAATTCATGGAAATAAGAGCCAAAATGCAAGAACAAAAGCACTAGCTGATTTTAAAAAAGGTGAAGTGAGAGTTTTGGTCGCAACAGATATTGCTGCTCGCGGAATAGACATTGACCAGCTTCCACATGTAGTGAATTATGAACTTCCAAATGTCAGTGAAGATTATGTTCACCGTATTGGAAGAACAGGACGTGCAGGCAATGAAGGTGAAGCAATCTCGTTGGTTTGTGTAGATGAACATGAGTTCTTAGAAAATATAGAGAAGCTGATTAAAAAAGATATCCCTAAGGTATGGCTAAAAGGTTTCAAACCTGATCCATCAATTAAGGCAGAACCTATAAATCAAGGTGGTGGTAGAGGTGCTAGGGGTTCAAATTCAAGACAAAGACCTCAAAATAAGCCAAGTCAGCGTTCACCAAGAGGCTCTTCTGGGGCTAGAGGCAATAAATAGTATATTATTCTATAATTTAAATTATCAATTTAGTAAGGAAAAAGATGAAAGCAATCGCACTGTTCAGTGGTGGGTTAGACTCAACTTTAGCTATAAAGCTTATTATAGACCAAGGCATTGAGGTTTTGGCTGTAAATATCAATACAGGCTTTGGAAGTACAAAAGACAGGCTTGAACATATGCAAAGTATGTGTGAACAAGTTGGTGCAGAGTTGAAAATTATAGATATTCAGAGTGAATATCTCCAAGATGTTTTGTTTGATCCAAAACATGGTTACGGTAAAAACTTTAATCCATGCATAGATTGTCATGCCAAGATGTTTACAGTTGCAAAACGGATTATGGAAGCTGAAGGTGCTTCATTTCTTATAAGTGGTGAAGTTATGGGTCAGCGCCCAATGAGCCAAAACAAAGATGCACTCCAAATAGTTCTAAATGAGAGTAACTGCGACGGATTGCTTCTGCGCCCTTTGTCTGCAAAAATGTTAGCTCCAACTATTGCTGAGACAAATGGCTGGGTAGATAGAGAAAAACTAGAAGGTATAACTGGCAGAAGTCGTGACAGACAGATGGAGATGGTAAAAGAGATAGGACTTGACAACTTTGAGAGCCCAGGCGGAGGATGTCTTTTAACTGACGAGAATTTTGCTAAAAAAATGTTTGACTTTATTAAGTATGATAAGTTTGAAGTACGTGATATTCCACTTATGAAATACGGTCGCCATTTTCGTCTAAGTGACGGCGCAAAACTAGTAGTTGGAAGAAACAAAGATGAGAATGGTTACTTGCAGGATATAGACAATGCTAAGTACTACCATGTGAAAACAATTGGAATTCCCGGTCCTCATGCCATGCTTAGCAAAAACGCAAGTGAGGCTGACAAAGAGTTGGCGACAAAAATAATTTTAACTTACTGTAAAACGAAAGAGGATAGTAATTATACTATCTCTTATGACGATGCAGAGGTTCAGGGTTCGCCATTTATTTCAAGGGACGAAATAAAACCTTATTCAATAATGTAAAACTTTACACTTAAGTATTTTTTTCGATATACTTTGTGCAACTTAAAACAAGAGGTGTAATATGGCTGGTGTTCATTTTGGATTTGACAATTTTAAACAACTTCTAGAGTTAAATATAGGTATATCCGAGAGACTTGACGAGAGTCGTTCAGAGAGTTTCACACTTTTGTATTGTGACTTCTCTACCGTCTCTAAAGAAGTAATAAAAAGTTCTCTAGAGAGTGTTCTTAGAACTTCTGACGCTATTGTAAACAACGAGTCGGACTACTTTTTTGTTCTTCCGTATACAGACAAGTATGGAGCAGAAATTGTGAAAAATATGTTTATAGAATTTTTTGCTAGAGACTTAGACTCAAGTAAAGTAAGCTATCCAAAGGATGGAGAGACACCACAGCAACTTCTTGAAGAGTTAAGGGATATGGTTAGTGTAACATATAAAAATGAGTTGAGATGTCTTGACAAGTTTATTCAATACCGCTAAAAGTGTACTCTCTGTTATTTTTGTAAAACAACACAGCATCTGATATTTTCTGCTCTTTATACATTCTCTTGTCACACACACATCTACATCTGATTTGTGTGTTTTTAGATGCCACAATCTTCTTATTACTTTTATTTATTTTATGCGTTGAGCTTTTAAAACTATCACTATTTGACGACTCAAACGGGCTAAGTCCAAACAGCAGTAACGGAAATAATAAAATCAATATCTTAATCATGCGGACAATATCGGTAATTTTTAAATATTTTTAACATTGGAATAATTTATGCTTTATTATTTAAAACCATCTAAAGCTTTTGAGTAAAAACTTTCTTGCCATTAGGCAAAGCTTTAGTGATTGAGTATAGTTTGGAGTTATTCAAACTATACAAGATTAACAATAGGAGCAAAAAATGATTTCATTAGATATAAAAAGTGAAGCTAAAACTGCGTCTTCACCTCTAAATTTGTCAACTCCAAAGGATGAGCCAAAACTATCATTCTCAGAACTTTTAAAAGGTCAGAGTGAGAAAAAAGATGGTAAGCTTATTCAAAACGGCGCTTTGATACTATCGCTTGGTGAACAGGTAAAAGAGAGCAGTGGCTCAAAAACTGTATCAAAAGCAGATATGCTTATATCTCTTTTGAAAAATGAAGATAGTTTAGATGAGAATATAGAAGAGTTAATGGAGCTTAATCCAAAATTAGTATCTTCTTTAAGTGCAAAAGAGATAAAAACCTTAGTCTTTGAGGCAAAAGATTACTTAAAAACGAAGATAGAGGGTAGTGATGATTATAAAAAATCACTTATTAAAGAGCTCCCACATACCCTTAAAGGTTTAACTGAAGTTGCTAAAAAACTCGGTATTGATATTAGTAAAATAACACTAGAAGACGTTAAAGTTCAATCTGATTCAAAAGTTCAATCTGATTCAAAAGTTAAAACTCCAGAGATAAGAGTTGATACTTCTCATGTAAAAGATACATCACAAGATAATAAGGCAAAAGTTCAACCTCTGCATGTAAAAGATATACCACAAGATAAAGAGGTAAAAGTTCAACCTCTGCATGTAAAAGATACATCACAAGATAATAAGGCAAAAGTTCAACCTCTGCATGTAAAAGATATACCACAAGATAAAGAGGTAAAAGTTCAACCTCTGCATGTAAAAGATGCATCACAAGATAAAGAGGTAAAAGTTCAACCTCTACATGTAAAAGATATATCACAAGATAAAGAGATGAAAGCAATCACTCCGGATGCCAAAAAAACATCAAAAAATGCAGATACCACAGTGAGTGAATTTCCAAAAGACCAGCAATACAAAGAGCAAGCAACTGATGAAAAGATATCACAAATTTCAAAAGAAGTAAGAACTACACCACTTTTTAAGGCTCAGGCGGTTGTTGAACATACGACCACTGAACAGATTGTTCAGGCCAAAGCGAGCAGTTCAATAAGCACAGAGCAAAAAACACCAAAAGATAGAGCAGACGAAACATTAAAACTTCTTTTGCGGGGTGAGAAACCGGCTATAAGTAACTCAATAATGACGGCAGATTTTTCCGTTGCAACGGCTAAAGTGATTGCACCGAGTGCAGCTTCAGATGCCGCAAAATCATTAGAAAAACTTTTACACGGTGAATCTTCATCATCTGAGCAAACAACATCAACTTCAAAAATAGATGGGTTGACGACGCACAAAGTGGACAGTTTTGAAGTTAAGCTAAATGAAGCCAAGCAGATGATTAAATATCTTTCAACGGATGTGAAAACAGCGATAGAAGATTATAAGTCTCCATTTACCAGAGTAAAAGTTCAGCTCAATCCGCAAAGATTGGGTGAAATTGATTTGACTATAGTTCAAAGAGGTAAAAACCTACATGTAAATATCAGCTCGAACAACACTGCCGTAAATACTTTGGCGATGAATGCTAATGAGCTGAGAGTACAGCTAAGCAATAATGGAATAAATAATGCTACATTGAACTTTAGTAACAACTCACAAAATGGTGACTCTAATGCCGGTGGACAACATCAGCAAAAACAAAATGGGCAACAAGCTCATAAAGAGTATAACTATTTTGATAACGAAGAGGCGAATGAAGAGATTTTAAGCTCTTTAGAAATTATTGTGCCTCATTATGGTTAAGTAGCTAGGCTATTTTAAGAATCTGCCTTTTATAAAAGGCAAGCTTCAGTCGCCACAGCGGTGAGAGCAAAATAAAAGGGGCTTGTTCCTTTTGTGAACTAACAATAATGGTTATTCCCTTTATATGAGGGAACCCTAATAAAGGATATATTATGGCTATCAATTCAATAGGACAAAATGCAGCGTTATATAGTGAGCCAACAGTCTCAACAGCAGCTAAAGATAAAACTGCTTTGGGTAAAGATGATTTTATGACTCTTCTTTTGGTTGAACTGCAACATCAAGATCCAACCGAACCTATGGACAGTGAGAAAATTTTAACTCAGACTTCTCAGCTTGCAGGTTTGGAATCATCAGAAA
The sequence above is drawn from the Candidatus Sulfurimonas baltica genome and encodes:
- a CDS encoding deoxyguanosinetriphosphate triphosphohydrolase family protein, coding for MQAHNRFYKIDKDFRNPYARDRDRIIHCGSFRKLEYKTQVFLNQDGDFFRTRLTHSIEVSQIARSITSHLGLNESLAEAIALAHDLGHTPFGHIGGDTLNKCLRDDGFENGFEHNFQSFRVVSSIEKRYKDFNGLNLTFATLEGILKHSYPYKKSFLPSIIDEQFNLETHPSIEAMVVDRADEIAYISHDIDDGINSGLISFNDLKESELISEILEKVEAEGISEDEDEMFRYRFSSHLINHLVFSLLENSKDKIDNREVFSAVLDTKIEIPIGFKPELESKIKKLKKLLFNKLYQHKKIVIKMFAGKQAIKGLYRGLMEEEKMLPTFYREQLKSRKKHRVIADYIASMSDRHALSFYNEMYGKL
- the rpsU gene encoding 30S ribosomal protein S21; its protein translation is MPGIVLRSDDNFDASYRRFKKQTDRNLIVTEARARRFHETQTEKRKKFLIASRKKMLKRLYMMRRYESRL
- the dnaG gene encoding DNA primase is translated as MITQDSIEALKARLDVVDVVGSYVELKKSGANYKAPCPFHDEKSASFVVSPTKQIYHCFGCGAGGDSIKFTMEYEKLNYPEALEKLASTYNFSLSYTDNKQNKPRSQLMDKLNEWYQNLLTSKPAATQYIKERGIYESSVEKFGIGYAPDTDATINYIKSHLFNMSEAVEMGVVGFDSGRYFARFIERITFPIHSANGSIVGFGGRTITGHQAKYINSPETPFFNKSRLLYAYHHARQEVYKTKEIVITEGYLDVIMLHQAGFTNAVATLGTALTAEHLPLLRKGEPKVIMAYDGDKPGRAAALKASRILSAGGFSGGVVIFSDGLDPADMVKNGKVEELATMFRTPKPFIEFVLEEIISSYNLRDPKAKEACMQDGIGYLKTLSPMLQEKYKSYLASRLGLNPSYVKLTNQTNQANINKIDSSRHRDMWELSLIKTVLEKPELINQILDVLDPSLLQFHSLELALALGGKFDEPKLMAISVDDKIKSLIDEESLKAELIAFLTKHYERELKKVNMQNAVSFEEKAFYIRKFRGKIATLKRGELVAFKS
- a CDS encoding DEAD/DEAH box helicase codes for the protein MSFTTLGLSAPLLKAIKEQGYTEPTPIQKQAIPVILERRDILAGAQTGTGKTAGFTLPLLELLSRAKPTKAKHTVRALILTPTRELAAQVGESVELYGKHLPFKSTVIFGGVKINPQITQLRKGVDIIIATPGRLLDHMSQKTVDLRHIEFLILDEADRMLDMGFINDIRKILEVLPKQKQTLLFSATYSDEIKKLSDRLLNSPALIEVARRNTASETVQQAVYHVDQVRKRELLTHLINEGKWKQVLVFTRTKHGANRLTGQLEKDGITAVAIHGNKSQNARTKALADFKKGEVRVLVATDIAARGIDIDQLPHVVNYELPNVSEDYVHRIGRTGRAGNEGEAISLVCVDEHEFLENIEKLIKKDIPKVWLKGFKPDPSIKAEPINQGGGRGARGSNSRQRPQNKPSQRSPRGSSGARGNK
- a CDS encoding argininosuccinate synthase domain-containing protein → MKAIALFSGGLDSTLAIKLIIDQGIEVLAVNINTGFGSTKDRLEHMQSMCEQVGAELKIIDIQSEYLQDVLFDPKHGYGKNFNPCIDCHAKMFTVAKRIMEAEGASFLISGEVMGQRPMSQNKDALQIVLNESNCDGLLLRPLSAKMLAPTIAETNGWVDREKLEGITGRSRDRQMEMVKEIGLDNFESPGGGCLLTDENFAKKMFDFIKYDKFEVRDIPLMKYGRHFRLSDGAKLVVGRNKDENGYLQDIDNAKYYHVKTIGIPGPHAMLSKNASEADKELATKIILTYCKTKEDSNYTISYDDAEVQGSPFISRDEIKPYSIM
- a CDS encoding flagellar hook-length control protein FliK, yielding MISLDIKSEAKTASSPLNLSTPKDEPKLSFSELLKGQSEKKDGKLIQNGALILSLGEQVKESSGSKTVSKADMLISLLKNEDSLDENIEELMELNPKLVSSLSAKEIKTLVFEAKDYLKTKIEGSDDYKKSLIKELPHTLKGLTEVAKKLGIDISKITLEDVKVQSDSKVQSDSKVKTPEIRVDTSHVKDTSQDNKAKVQPLHVKDIPQDKEVKVQPLHVKDTSQDNKAKVQPLHVKDIPQDKEVKVQPLHVKDASQDKEVKVQPLHVKDISQDKEMKAITPDAKKTSKNADTTVSEFPKDQQYKEQATDEKISQISKEVRTTPLFKAQAVVEHTTTEQIVQAKASSSISTEQKTPKDRADETLKLLLRGEKPAISNSIMTADFSVATAKVIAPSAASDAAKSLEKLLHGESSSSEQTTSTSKIDGLTTHKVDSFEVKLNEAKQMIKYLSTDVKTAIEDYKSPFTRVKVQLNPQRLGEIDLTIVQRGKNLHVNISSNNTAVNTLAMNANELRVQLSNNGINNATLNFSNNSQNGDSNAGGQHQQKQNGQQAHKEYNYFDNEEANEEILSSLEIIVPHYG